A single window of Nematostella vectensis chromosome 4, jaNemVect1.1, whole genome shotgun sequence DNA harbors:
- the LOC5519648 gene encoding small nuclear ribonucleoprotein Sm D3, which produces MSIGVPIKILHEAEGHVITLETLNGEVYRGKLIEAEDNMNCQMSNITVTARDGRVSQLEQVFVRGSKIRFLILPDMLKNAPMFKKMTQKGSSGTGAAGRGKSAILRAQAAARGRGDRGSSRGGRGANVFQRRR; this is translated from the exons ATGTCTATTGGCGTACCTATCAAGATTCTTCACGAGGCAGAGGGCCATGTTATAACTTTAGAGACGCTAAATGGCGAGGTGTACAGAGGGAAACTTATCGAAGCTGAGGATAACATGAATTGCCAAATGTCGAACATTACTGTCACTGCTAGGGATGGCAGGGTATCTCAGTTAGAACAAGTGTTCGTTCGTGGTAGTAAAATTAGGTTTTTAATATTGCCGGACATGTTGAAGAATGCGCCGATGTTCAAGAAGATGACACAGAAGGGTTCTAGTGGGACCGGTGCCGCAGGACGCGGCAAATCTGCTATTCTTCGGGCTCAAG CTGCAGCAAGAGGTCGGGGTGACAGAGGCAGCAGTCGTGGAGGCAGGGGCGCAAATGTCTTCCAAAGAAGAAGATAA